A single Ziziphus jujuba cultivar Dongzao chromosome 11, ASM3175591v1 DNA region contains:
- the LOC107432634 gene encoding fatty acyl-CoA reductase 1-like: protein MAAHAKQSCSDIIYHIGSSSRNPICISNIANFLFQYFTQNPLTDKKGKLVKVAKDLFLTENMTTLHMYISIRFMLPLKIAKFGNIASCQYFPDVYTNNNRKLQQMMRLINLYKPYVLFKGIFADGNIEKLHTTVRESVKDVQLREKLWKEIDIIVDSAATTSFDARYDFALGTNTLGALHVLSLAKKCINIKMLVHISTAIKAATSKLDFKAEEKIVAEKLNELLAQGASEDEFTLLMKDFGIKRSKLHGWPNTYAFTKAMGEICLRQSKEMSPLIIVRPTMVTGSYKEPFPGWVEGLRTVDAAIASYAKGKIKCFLGNPKLIVDLVTGDVVINSIMVAMAVNANQSSEIIFHVGSSLRNPIYLSNIVNFMFQYFAKNPLIDKKGKLVKL from the exons ATGGCAGCTCATGCAAAGCAGTCTTGTTCTGATATAATTTACCACATTGGATCCTCCTCAAGGAATCCTATATGCATATCCAATATTGCCAATTTTCTGTTCCAATACTTCACTCAAAATCCATTGACTGATAAGAAGGGAAAGCTAGTGAAAGTTGCTAAGGATCTGTTCTTGACCGAGAATATGACTACTTTACATATGTACATTTCGATCCGCTTCATGCTACCTCTAAAG ATAGCAAAGTTTGGGAATATAGCATCTTGCCAATATTTCCCGGACGTGTATACGAACAATAATAGGAAACTCCAACAAATGATGCGCTTGATTAATCTGTACAAACCCTATGTGCTATTCAAAGGAAT TTTTGCTGATGGAAACATAGAGAAGCTGCACACAACTGTGAGGGAAA GTGTGAAGGATGTCCAATTGAGGGAAAAGTTGTGGAAAGAAATAGACATAATAGTTGATTCTGCTGCGACGACCAGCTTTGACGCAAG ATATGATTTTGCATTAGGGACCAATACCTTGGGGGCTTTGCATGTGCTTAGCTTGGCCAAGAAATGTATCAATATAAAGATGCTTGTCCATATATCTACAG CAATAAAGGCGGCAACCTCTAAATTAGATTTCAAAGCAGAAGAGAAAATTGTGGCAGAGAAACTGAACGAATTACTAGCCCAAGGTGCTTCAGAAGACGAATTTACACTCCTCATGAAGGATTTTGGCATTAAACG GTCAAAATTACATGGATGGCCAAATACGTATGCGTTTACAAAGGCAATGGGAGAAATATGTCTAAGGCAATCAAAAGAAATGTCGCCTCTAATAATTGTACGTCCAACTATGGTTACCGGCTCTTACAAGGAACCTTTCCCGGGTTGGGTCGAAGGTTTGAG GACCGTTGATGCTGCAATAGCTAGTTATGCTAAAGGGAAGATAAAATGTTTCCTTGGCAATCCCAAGTTAATAGTAGATTTGGTGA CAGGCGACGTGGTGATAAATTCAATAATGGTGGCGATGGCAGTTAATGCAAATCAATCTTCTGAGATCATTTTCCATGTGGGGTCCTCATTGAGAAATcctatatatttatctaatattgtaaattttatgtTCCAATATTTCGCCAAAAATCCATTGATTGACAAGAAGGGAAAGCTAGTCAAACTCTAG
- the LOC107432646 gene encoding probable fatty acyl-CoA reductase 4, whose product MGLKSVVQFLENKTILVTGATGFLGKMLVEKVLRIQPNVKKLYLLIRASDGESASKRMHIEVLGKELFRVLRQKWETNFDQFISEKVAAIPGDVSCENLGVIDSQLREILWKEIDVVINSAATTSFDGRYDVALGTNTFGVLHVLSFAKKCVNLEMLVHVSTAYVCGEREGTIPEDTIFYMGKTIKSDPKLDLEVEQKLVAEKLNDLQAQNASEDTITTIMKDFGIKRAKLHGWANTYVFTKAMGEICAKQFRENIPLAIIRPTMVTSTYNEPFPGWIEGLRTIDGVIAAYGKGKVKFFLGGPKSILDLVS is encoded by the exons ATGGGATTGAAAAGCGTAGTCCAATTTTTAGAGAATAAAACCATTTTAGTCACTGGAGCCACAGGCTTTCTTGGAAAGA TGTTAGTGGAGAAGGTGCTGAGGATTCAACCTAATGTGAAGAAGCTGTATCTTCTCATCAGAGCTTCTGATGGCGAATCAGCCTCCAAAAGGATGCATATTGAG GTGTTAGGAAAGGAGTTGTTCAGAGTTCTAAGACAGAAATGGGAAACAAATTTTGATCAGTTTATATCAGAAAAGGTAGCTGCCATACCGGGAGATGTTTCTTGTGAAAATTTGGGTGTGATTGATTCCCAATTGAGGGAAATCTTATGGAAAGAAATAGACGTTGTAATTAATTCGGCAGCCACCACCAGCTTTGACGGCAG ATATGATGTTGCTTTGGGAACCAATACCTTTGGTGTTCTCCACGTGCTAAGCTTTGCGAAGAAATGTGTCAACTTAGAGATGCTTGTCCATGTTTCTACAG CTTATGTTTGTGGTGAAAGGGAGGGAACCATACCAGAGGATACAATATTTTATATGGGTAAAACGATAAAGTCAGACCCTAAATTAGATCTCGAAGTAGAACAGAAATTGGTGGCTGAGAAACTGAACGATTTACAAGCGCAAAATGCTTCCGAAGATACGATTACAACCATCATGAAGGATTTTGGCATTAAAAG GGCAAAACTTCATGGTTGGGCAAATACCTATGTGTTTACAAAAGCAATGGGAGAAATATGTGCAAAGCAATTCAGAGAAAATATTCCCCTAGCCATCATACGTCCAACTATGGTCACCAGCACTTACAATGAACCTTTCCCAGGCTGGATTGAAGGTTTGAG AACGATTGATGGTGTGATAGCTGCCTATGGCAAAGgaaaggtgaaatttttccttGGTGGTCCGAAGTCAATACTTGATTTGGTGAGTTAA
- the LOC107432633 gene encoding probable fatty acyl-CoA reductase 4, which yields MGEICVKQFRENIPLAIIRPTMVTSSYREPFPGWIEGLSDGVIAAYGKGKVKCFLGSPMSILDLIPCDVVINVIMVAMAAHAKKSCSEIIYHIGSSSRNPIYISNIPNFSFHYFTQNPLTDKKGKLVKV from the exons ATGGGAGAAATATGTGTAAAGCAATTTAGAGAAAATATTCCCTTGGCCATCATACGTCCAACTATGGTCACTAGCTCTTACAGAGAACCTTTCCCTGGCTGGATTGAAGGCTTGAG TGATGGCGTGATAGCTGCTTATGGTAAAGGAAAGGTGAAATGTTTCCTAGGTAGTCCCATGTCAATACTTGATCTG ATACCATGCGATGTGGTGATCAATGTAATAATGGTAGCAATGGCAGCTCATGCCAAAAAGTCTTGTTCTGAAATTATTTACCATATTGGATCCTCATCGAGAAATCCTATATACATATCCAACATTCCCAATTTTTCATTCCATTACTTCACTCAGAATCCATTGACTGACAAGAAGGGAAAGCTAGTTAaagtgtga